The genomic segment GAAAACTTTTGTATTTGAAAACCAACTACATAATGCTCATTCTCTATTTCTAGGAAATGTAAATTCTGTCTTTGTATGAACTAGCCCAGGACGTTATAGAGAGAGATCAACGGCGCACATCAGCTGACCCAGTAAACCGGACTAGATTGGTTTTCAGCCACCTGCAATGCGTCAGGGAGAgtttccacaagttaccacagcataaaaattcatgaaaacaaaaacttgcgttttggttttaatttaagaTTAGCAGCGTGGttaaggtttaaaatcacattacgatcaattgtagaaatgggcggggtttatgactttgtggcggtggtaactagtgatgaccAGAAGTCTTCCCAGAGAGTGTAAAGGCTGTTCCAATCTTGAAGGGATAGTTCGGGATTTTATCAAAAAAGCCCTTTAGAGTCAGATGAAATGTTTTGCTCTAGTAGAAGGGCCCTGTTTAGGGATAGAATACCTGTAGGCCCTAAAATGTGCATGTCTAGACTAGAGAACAATGAAAATGCTGTTGATAACAATTTGAGACGGTACATTTTCAAGTCCAATTTAACACAGAACAGATAATTTGAGAGTCAATGTGACCCCAATTAAGAAAAAGAGTGAGAATGATAAGAGCTATACACCCCATTGCAATTCCTGGAAGGTATTGGTATTTtagaatccccattagctgttgtgagaagaagcagctactcttcctagagTCCACACAAATCATGACATAATAGAAAACAGACAAGAACATCAAGGAGAGCACTACATCAAGGTTGAATGCTAGCaccctcaggactacctgacacaGAAAATCAGACGGGAAGAAAATGCcttcataaaaaaataattttaagaCTCCATTCTTGCTTTCAGCATCAAGGTCTTCTCATCTCTCTGCTGAAATTTTTGTTCAGCAGATCTGGTGTTAGTAATGTGGCTCCATTTTCATACTCCAGTCACCAGACTGATGCCTTCTCCCTAACCCCCCCCAATACTCATCCTTACATGACAACTACAACCATTATGAGATCGGTGTAGTGATTAGATTAGACATCCATTCAAAAGCATATAATGCTTTTCAGTATTCTAACAGTGTGCACCATTAAAACCCAAGTAAGGGGTAGTTTGCCATGTCTAAGTGTTTGTGATAGAGGTTTAGTAGTTTATACACAAACCACActagtagtatatagtgtaggGTTTTGGGACCTTGTGAACAGTGTCAAGCAGCTAAATTTAGAACCATTTCATGAAGAGCGCACAACGGATAATCTTTTCCCCCCCTTTCTAATAGAAACTAGGCCAATGGCGTGTACATAATTGATTGCACCCCCCCCAGTCCCAGCTAATCAACAAGTATGCATTTTTATTATAGATTAACACTAAAATGCTTATATATTAGTTCAGTACTCAATCACTAGCTCTTGACCAACTTCTGTGGGTGCAAACAGGagcagtcactgtctgtcaaAAGCAGCATTGGTAGATAAATGTTTAAGTAGTGTCAAAATTGTCAGGTGAGACAGAGCTCCCTGCATGTACAACGTTTAAATGTAGGCCTTTAAGGGCCACCTGATACCAATAAGAGATGTTCAAGTGCAGAGGGCTAGCTTTAATGTTTAACCTCAGGTTTAGATTTCCCCACGCCATTGGAAGCACACGCTAGCCTAAATAAAAACAGTCAAGTAAAGGTTTTATTCAGTTGTTTATTTCCCCCTCATTTTATATCATGCCAATTTAATTTAGTAGGAGGAAAGAGTTTAAGCCCCTCCACCTTTCATGTGTTTTACACCTTCTGCTGCCAAAGCAATCAACATCAGATAATTGATCATTCTTGAAACATTTATAACATTTCAGTAAGAGGCCAACCATGGCCTGAAAAGACAACTTTAAAAAAAAgccaataaaatacatttttaaaatgataaattcAAACATTGCATTTTATGGTCTGGAATGTATTTTCAGTAACAGCAAGAAAGACCGATAGTTGCAGAAGTGTTGACTGGTGCTTGTGATGTGTACAGGTGTTTGTATGTCTGACCAACACAGTATTCTAGAATACAGGACTAATTCACAGCAGTTTATGTTCTAGGAGTTCAAGTAAAATATATTGATGAGTGCATGCTAAAATGCTATGGACATTTGAATGACTCTTTTTTCCCATTAAAGTAACAGAATTCCCTAGAAAATGTAAATACAAAAAAATTAGTGATGACTACTTTATCAGTGCCCACACAGATGGTGCTGGGATCTCTCCTCTTTCTAGGCTATGTAGGGGAACTGTAGCAGGACAGCCTGGCCTGGGCCTAGCTCCAACGCAGAGAGTGCAACAGTACTGTCAGGGGCCAGGTTGACCTGGTCTGTGCTCACCTGGACCACAGCCCGAGCAGGCAGGTCAGGGTGGGACAGCTGAAGGGTCACTGCGTCGCTGCCCCAGTTGAAGGCAGCGACATAGCGCCCACTCTGGTCCCACTGGCGGAGGTAAGCAAGGGCAGAGGTTGAATTGAAGAGGGGAATGTAGTCCCCATGCTGCAGGGAACGCTCTTTCCCACGCAGTTCACTCAGAGTCTTGAAGAAGGAAAGGCAGGAGAGCCTCTGTTCTTTCTCCTCCTGAGGGTGGCAGGAATAAAATTTGAATTGCTTTGCCTTTCTACCAGTTTAATTAATATTGTCATTAGCATCCTATTTACCTTAGCAGTTCCATTTGTCTCATCTTCAAGTGGATCCCACAGCATCTTAGGGGACTTTGTATCCTGTTATAGAAAGACAATCAATTCATTTGGTACCCATACAAATAGacaagcttttatttattttttaaagtgtgAATCTCTCCAAGGCTAAAGCTGCCATTTGTTTTATGATACATTAGTTATGGAAAACCCCTGCTCACCGTATCAGCCAGGGCAATCTCATCCCCATAGTTGAACACTGGGGTTCCAGGCAGTGTGAGCAGGAGCATCTGGTTGAAGTTCACCATGTCTGGGCCCACCAGTGTGGCCAGGTGACCCTCCTTCCTGTCCCCAATGTTCCAGGCCAGCTGGGTCTGGTTGTGAGAAGAGAGCAGCTGCTGGACAGTCTGCGCACGATCCGTAGCGGTCATGCTCTTAGACCTGAGGGCCCCGGATAGGAGTAGGTCCACCCCAGTGGAGTTAAGCAGTTCAGAGACTCCAACAGCAGAGGTCTTCTCAGTCACTCCAATCAGAATCCTGAGCAAAAAGAAAACATTAGGAAAGGAATTaatgttacatacacacacaagtctAATGTACCCATTGTAATAGAAGCAAGACACAGTATCAGCTCTTTAAGTAGCAGTCAGTGCAGCTTACACCACAAGTTAACCAATAGTCATTTTGTAGAGGATGAAAATGTGACGAAACAATACCATCATTAAACCACGAGGTGGCTCCAAAGCATAACAATTTACTGAGATGCCCAGTTGAGTTCTAAGGGAGTGATGTACATAATTGTGGACATGTGCTCACCTCTTTTCCTCAGTCCCATTCTGGACAATGGCTCGAATGTCAGCCCAAAGAGACGGAACTACACTGGACACACGCTCTACACCAGACAGCTGGATCCCATCCACACCTTGGTTCAGCCAGAACACCAGGGCAGACTGGGGAGGAAAGACCGGTCACACATTAGATTGATGAACTCCCATTCAATTGGGACTGACGGAGTAGATTTAATGAGTTCACTGAGAAGAGACACTACAAATTATTACCTTGAGTCTCTCAGCAACATTTGTGACACTAACATTAGTGAACCATGGTCCACTTCCCAGATAGTAGGGAGTCAGATCCAGGATCACATTGATGCCtgtcagagaggggagagagttaatCCACCTGAAACACAGACCACTGCCAAACCAATGAGTAGTTTCAAGAGACTACAATTGAAACGACATCAAATGAAGAGACAAAATAAAAAAGGGGCTACACTCACTCTTCTTGTGTGCAGCTATAATGAGGCCTTTGAACTGTTCCAGATTGCCAACGTCAGACGAGATCTCCTCAAAGTTCAGGCTCGCAAGGTTGTCTAAGGGGGCAACATGGATGGGCCCAATGACCAGACCTTTAACCTTCAGCTGGCTCAGACGGTCAATCTTGTCCTCCACACCTGTTACACAGTAGAAAACTGCATACTGAAAGTGGACATACATCAGTTTCTTTATTGAATGTACAACatttggataaaaaaataaataaacgtttATCCTTGAAATCCTTTGTTAAACAATCTGTTCATTCTCAGTGTGTAACCACCCACTGGCATTGTAGCTGCGCTCCCACAAACAAAAACAAGTTGTTTCAGACAGCCATCATGTAGTCCAGTTCTTGGAATATGACTAAAggtgtccgcatgcttcccagccaaAACAGTTCGGAAGAGTGTGTATATATTATGACGATTTCGACGGCAAAGGGTTTTTTCGGCTGTTCGGCTACACTTTTTTTTCATCAAGGCCAGCCTAAGTTTGGGAGCCCAAGTCCACACCCATGATTGGGCAACTGTAGGGATTCGTCAATAAAGTCTATAGTCCAATGCGAGAACTCATTTTAATGCACATTTTCtccattgagaaatactgcaccaatcTTGGTTATATGTGAAATTGCTCAACTAAGCTCTcctctgcaaaaatgtcaaaattaatgacagatttcttgagatatcttagattaattctgactatgtTGAGGAACTGTATACTGGCAACGGCGTCTCAAATAGAACGATTGGCACTTCTCGTTTTTAAAGCGAGAACACTCACGAGAATACTACGAGTGTGCTCGGTAGTAGGCGAGCACACTCGTTAGACTTCGGCCCACCGAACTGAAGCATGCAGACACCTTAATACCCCCCAAACAAGAAACAAGAAACATGCCAAACCAGTCAGCTTAGGGTGTAGGAGGGAGGATTCTGCTGGTTCAGTAGGATGCTTAAAGAGCCCCCCCAATCCCCTGGAGCAGAGTCAAGGAAGTAGTAAACGCGTTCATGTACAATAAATGTGACCCCAATTCTGAGAATACTATGGGCACACACTTGGAAGCTAAAGCAGAGTATTTTAAAATCTCATGTCTCGTCACATTGCTCGAAGAAATAAACTGGTCTGAACTTTAAACACTACCACCCGAAACCCAATTTCAGTGTCCCCAGAACTTGACTCGCAAgccatttacacaggcagcccaattctgatctgtcgccaataattgggcaaaattgTAGACTTGGGCTGCCTTTGGAAACCCAGCCTTAGGCTACAAATAGCAATTGGGTGGGGTAACTATGTGGTTCAATGTAGTCAAACGACATTATATGAACTGTCTGTGACCTACTAGTGAGTTTCACATGGTGAAACATACTGGGTTTCATCACTAACCCGTTCAGGGTCTCTTACCCTTTAGATTCTGGGACTTGCTGAAAGCTTGCACATTTCCAATTTGGTACAGAGGTCCATAATTCCACCAGTTCATGGCAGGAATGTCTTTGCAGCGAGGTGCTTGAACAATGATGGCCACAGCTCCAGCCAGcatccccagccagcccagccagaaCAGAATCAGAAGGGCCCATCTTGTCCGGACCCACCTTTAGGTGAAGGGACCAAGATTATTTAGTAATGCAATATTATACCCAAAATGTTTACATTGCGAACAACCATAAGCTATTTTTTAATAAGCTAGTCTATTGAATACATCTTAATAGTTCTTACCCTGGTGTTCCAGCGACTCTGAGGAGTTCCTCTTTGGATAAACCGGTAAATTTAGTCTCGGTCTCCTCGGGAATTTTCACGTTAACGCTGCCGTTCTTCTCCGTGCAGGTGGGAGAACCAGCATCCCCGTTCGCTGCCCCGCCCGTCATCGGCTGCTTCTCCTGGTCCATATCATTGAGCTCCACATCCTTCATATCTACCTCGGTGTCCTTACTCATTGTGACGTTGGTTCAATTGAGATTTTCTTTATAAAAAGAAACATGAGTGTTGCTGAGTAAGTAGTGTCTGTGGCCGCGCTCGACACTGCCAACGACTTTCAATGTAAATTGAGACTGACTGCTCTACAAATCACCTTTCATCCTAAATAACTACTCAACATTTTGTTTGTCAGTCAGTCATAATTTACCCATGAAACGTCACGTGTTTGACGCTCTCGAACACAGCTGTCACGCACATGCGCAAACGATGGTCTAATACAATTGCAATTT from the Oncorhynchus tshawytscha isolate Ot180627B linkage group LG33, Otsh_v2.0, whole genome shotgun sequence genome contains:
- the LOC112231343 gene encoding 4F2 cell-surface antigen heavy chain, with product MSKDTEVDMKDVELNDMDQEKQPMTGGAANGDAGSPTCTEKNGSVNVKIPEETETKFTGLSKEELLRVAGTPGWVRTRWALLILFWLGWLGMLAGAVAIIVQAPRCKDIPAMNWWNYGPLYQIGNVQAFSKSQNLKGVEDKIDRLSQLKVKGLVIGPIHVAPLDNLASLNFEEISSDVGNLEQFKGLIIAAHKKSINVILDLTPYYLGSGPWFTNVSVTNVAERLKSALVFWLNQGVDGIQLSGVERVSSVVPSLWADIRAIVQNGTEEKRILIGVTEKTSAVGVSELLNSTGVDLLLSGALRSKSMTATDRAQTVQQLLSSHNQTQLAWNIGDRKEGHLATLVGPDMVNFNQMLLLTLPGTPVFNYGDEIALADTDTKSPKMLWDPLEDETNGTAKEEKEQRLSCLSFFKTLSELRGKERSLQHGDYIPLFNSTSALAYLRQWDQSGRYVAAFNWGSDAVTLQLSHPDLPARAVVQVSTDQVNLAPDSTVALSALELGPGQAVLLQFPYIA